GAAAAGTTTTAAGCAAGACGGGCTATTACGAGAGCGATAAAATAATAAATTTAACGGGCGCTAAGCTTTGCGATATTTCTTCCGCATTCGACGCGATAGGGCTTAGTTTAAACTCTAACTTCGATTTGCTGGATAACGTAGATTCGTCCCAAAATATCGACGGGCTAAACGTCGGGTCGTTCGACGTCGCGGTAGAAATTTCTTCAAGCGTAGACGGGGTAAGCTTTAACGAGTTTAGGGACTTTAAAGACGGGCGGTACGTAGGCAAGGCTTTTAAATTTAGATTAAAGCTAACTACGCGTGACGAGCTAGTAACGCCGCTTATAAGAAGCTGGAGCGTAATAGTAGATATGCCCGACGTTATAGAGAGCGGCTCGGCGTTTAGCGACGATAGCGGCGATATTTTAATCAGTTATAAAAATAATTTTAGCGTCTCCCCTAAAGCGCAGATAACGATAATAAACGCGTTAGTCGACGACGATGCCGTTTTAACAAACCAAAGCAAGGAGGGATTTATGATAAAAATCTTAGATAAAAAAGGAACGGCCGTGAGGCGAGAATTTAATTACATAGCGAAAGGATATTGATGCAAACGAGCAAATACGAAATAGGCGCAAATTTGCAAGGGCTAGAGTTTAGGAGGCAGGCTAACGAAATTTTAGCCGCGTTAGCTAGCAGCAACGCCGGGAATTTAGAACCGGCGGCGGCTCAAGCCGGTACGGTATGGTTAGATACGTCCAACAACAAAAAACATCTCTTAAAAATACGCAATAAGGCTAATAGCGCGTGGGGAATTCTTTGCTCGATAGACGCGCAAAGCGGAGTGGTAGACAAGATAGACGCATACACTAAACGCGAAAGCGATGATAAATTCGCTCTAAAAACCGAGCTACAAAAAGCTATACC
The Campylobacter concisus genome window above contains:
- a CDS encoding phage tail protein, which translates into the protein MQTSKYEIGANLQGLEFRRQANEILAALASSNAGNLEPAAAQAGTVWLDTSNNKKHLLKIRNKANSAWGILCSIDAQSGVVDKIDAYTKRESDDKFALKTELQKAIPVGSYLLYSSNSNTPEGFLRCDGSALDKNTYAALFAVIGYTYGRSGDKFLL